Proteins encoded by one window of Sphingosinicella sp. BN140058:
- the gcvPB gene encoding aminomethyl-transferring glycine dehydrogenase subunit GcvPB, whose amino-acid sequence MSMNREGRPTRPDTDGGHEGAETWTGNRALMLEEPLIFEMDEDGGTGVDFDEAPKVATRLGGLERNRPIGLPGLSEPQAVRHYTRLSRQNYAIDLGLFPLGSCTMKHNPRLNERMARLPGFADIHPLQPIDTVQGALELIAELGGWLVKLTGMHSVAMSPKAGAHGELCGLLAIRAALEARGDAREVILVPESAHGTNPATAAFVGYRVESIPANDRGRVDFDALKARLGPDVAAVMITNPNTCGLFEPDMRAISDAVHAAGGLVYCDGANFNAIVGRVRPGDLGIDAMHINLHKTFSTPHGGGGPGSGPVVFSEALTPFAPLPFVEQQGNHFVLVEEETAGEHHASSFGRMTAFHGQMGMFTRALSYILSHGADGLRQVSGDAVLNANYILRSLEDVLEAPFGESGPCMHEALFSDKGFAEGLSTLDLAKGLIDEGFHPMTMYFPLVVHGAMLIEPTETESKAALDQFIGALRSVAERAKAGDQSLKAAPVHAPRRRLDETQAARKPVLVWKPPVQAEAAE is encoded by the coding sequence ATGAGCATGAATCGTGAAGGCCGCCCGACCAGGCCGGACACTGACGGTGGTCACGAGGGCGCGGAAACCTGGACCGGAAACCGGGCGCTGATGCTCGAAGAGCCTTTGATCTTCGAGATGGACGAGGATGGCGGCACCGGCGTCGATTTCGACGAGGCGCCCAAGGTCGCCACCCGGCTCGGCGGCCTGGAGCGCAACCGGCCGATCGGCCTTCCGGGTCTGTCGGAGCCGCAGGCGGTACGCCATTACACCCGGCTCAGCCGGCAGAATTACGCGATCGACCTTGGCCTGTTTCCGCTCGGCTCTTGCACGATGAAGCACAATCCGCGTCTCAACGAGCGCATGGCGCGGCTGCCCGGTTTCGCCGACATCCATCCGCTGCAGCCGATCGACACGGTGCAAGGCGCGCTCGAGCTGATCGCCGAGCTTGGCGGATGGCTGGTCAAGCTCACCGGAATGCACTCGGTGGCGATGAGCCCGAAGGCCGGCGCGCACGGCGAATTGTGCGGCCTGCTGGCGATCCGCGCCGCCCTCGAAGCACGGGGCGACGCGCGCGAGGTCATCCTGGTGCCGGAAAGCGCCCATGGCACCAACCCGGCAACGGCCGCGTTCGTCGGCTATCGGGTCGAGAGCATTCCGGCGAACGATCGCGGGCGGGTCGATTTCGACGCGCTGAAGGCCCGGCTCGGGCCGGACGTCGCCGCCGTGATGATCACCAATCCGAATACGTGCGGCCTGTTCGAGCCGGACATGCGCGCGATCTCGGACGCGGTGCACGCTGCAGGAGGCCTGGTTTATTGCGACGGGGCGAACTTCAACGCGATCGTCGGACGCGTGCGCCCCGGCGATCTCGGCATCGACGCGATGCACATCAACCTCCACAAGACCTTCTCGACGCCGCATGGCGGCGGCGGGCCCGGTTCCGGGCCGGTGGTGTTCTCGGAAGCCCTGACCCCGTTCGCGCCGCTGCCGTTCGTGGAGCAGCAAGGCAATCACTTCGTGCTGGTCGAGGAAGAGACCGCCGGCGAGCATCACGCGTCGAGCTTCGGCCGTATGACCGCCTTTCACGGCCAGATGGGCATGTTCACCCGCGCGCTCTCGTACATTCTGAGCCACGGCGCCGACGGCCTGCGGCAGGTGTCGGGCGACGCGGTGCTGAACGCCAATTACATCCTGCGCAGCTTGGAGGACGTGCTCGAGGCGCCGTTTGGGGAAAGCGGCCCGTGCATGCACGAGGCCCTGTTCAGCGACAAGGGCTTCGCCGAGGGCCTCAGCACGCTCGATCTCGCCAAAGGGCTGATCGACGAGGGCTTCCACCCGATGACGATGTATTTCCCTCTCGTCGTCCACGGTGCGATGCTGATCGAGCCGACCGAGACGGAGTCGAAGGCCGCGCTCGACCAGTTCATCGGCGCGCTGCGCTCCGTTGCCGAACGCGCCAAGGCTGGCGATCAGTCGTTGAAGGCGGCGCCGGTTCACGCACCCCGGCGCCGGCTCGACGAAACCCAGGCCGCGCGCAAGCCGGTGCTGGTCTGGAAGCCGCCCGTGCAAGCCGAAGCCGCGGAATGA
- the gcvPA gene encoding aminomethyl-transferring glycine dehydrogenase subunit GcvPA, protein MRYLPLAEADRREMLRTIGAPSVEDLFVDVPEAARLASKIDGLPDHASELAVERRLSAMARRNLAAGDVPFFLGCGAYKHHIPASVDHLIQRGEFLTSYTPYQPEIAQGTLQALFEFQTQVARLFGCDVANASMYDGSTACWEAIGMARRITRRTKAILSGGLHPHYVSVAKTMARFTGDVLETSLPDLSAETDTARLLDAIDKETSCVVVQYPDILGRIGDLSELAERAHAAGALLIAVVTEPVALGLLRAPGEMGADIVVGEGQSIGVGLNFGGPYVGLFATRDKYVRQMPGRLAGETVDAEGKRGFVLTLSTREQHIRREKATSNICTNSGLCALAFSVHMTLLGETGLRRLAELNHAKAVRAAERLARVPGVDLVSETFFNEFTVRLTREARPVVRTLAERGILGGVSLGRLYPEAEALGSGLVIAVTETTNDEDVEALAGALEEILA, encoded by the coding sequence ATGCGCTATTTGCCCCTAGCTGAAGCCGATCGACGCGAGATGCTGCGCACGATCGGCGCACCTTCCGTCGAGGATTTGTTCGTCGACGTGCCCGAAGCGGCCCGGCTTGCGTCCAAGATCGACGGGCTTCCCGATCATGCCAGCGAACTTGCCGTCGAGCGCCGGCTGTCGGCAATGGCGCGGCGCAATCTTGCCGCGGGCGACGTGCCCTTCTTCCTCGGCTGCGGAGCCTATAAGCACCATATTCCGGCGAGCGTCGATCACCTGATCCAACGCGGCGAATTCCTGACCAGCTACACGCCCTATCAGCCGGAAATCGCGCAGGGCACCTTGCAGGCGCTGTTCGAGTTCCAGACCCAGGTCGCACGCCTGTTCGGCTGCGATGTCGCGAACGCTTCGATGTACGACGGCTCGACCGCCTGCTGGGAGGCGATCGGCATGGCGCGCCGGATCACCCGGCGTACCAAGGCAATCCTGTCGGGCGGGCTGCATCCCCATTACGTGTCGGTCGCCAAGACGATGGCACGCTTCACCGGCGACGTGCTCGAGACGTCGCTGCCGGATCTGTCGGCGGAGACCGATACGGCACGGTTGCTCGATGCGATCGACAAGGAGACGAGCTGCGTCGTCGTCCAGTATCCGGACATATTGGGCCGCATCGGCGACCTGTCCGAACTCGCCGAACGCGCCCACGCCGCCGGCGCGCTGCTGATCGCGGTGGTGACGGAGCCCGTGGCGCTCGGGCTGCTGCGCGCACCCGGCGAGATGGGCGCCGACATTGTCGTCGGCGAGGGACAGTCGATCGGGGTCGGCCTCAATTTCGGCGGACCCTATGTCGGCCTGTTCGCCACCCGCGACAAATATGTCCGGCAGATGCCGGGCCGCCTTGCCGGCGAGACCGTCGATGCCGAGGGGAAGCGCGGCTTCGTGCTGACCCTGTCGACCCGCGAGCAGCATATCCGTCGGGAGAAGGCGACGTCGAACATCTGCACCAACAGCGGATTGTGTGCGCTCGCTTTCTCGGTGCACATGACTTTGCTCGGCGAAACCGGGCTTCGCCGCCTGGCCGAGCTCAACCACGCCAAGGCGGTGCGCGCCGCCGAGCGGCTGGCACGGGTGCCGGGCGTCGACCTGGTCAGCGAGACCTTCTTCAACGAGTTCACGGTGCGCCTCACCCGCGAGGCACGTCCCGTGGTTCGCACCCTCGCAGAGCGCGGCATTCTCGGCGGTGTTTCGCTCGGACGCCTCTATCCTGAGGCCGAAGCGCTCGGAAGCGGCCTCGTCATCGCCGTCACCGAAACCACCAATGATGAAGATGTCGAGGCGCTCGCCGGCGCGCTCGAGGAGATCCTGGCATGA
- a CDS encoding class I SAM-dependent methyltransferase, with product MTVNTSSRWSPTDYATNAAFVPALGSAALEMLDPQPGELILDLGCGDGTLTRKIMASGAGVIGLDASPEMVEAARAKGVDAFVADAQALDLEGQANRFGQFDAAFSNAALHWMLDPDAVAEGVFRVLKPGGRFVGEMGGQGNIAVLRGGIRDELTARGYPIPAEDPQWYPSVEEFVRLYACAGFNEIQAHLVARPTPLPAGVAGWVKTFRSGWLDVAGVPDGARDEVSHAIQARLQPLLQQADGSWSADYVRLRFTMRKPD from the coding sequence GTGACCGTCAACACATCCTCCCGCTGGTCTCCGACCGATTACGCAACCAACGCCGCCTTCGTGCCGGCGCTCGGTTCCGCAGCCCTCGAGATGCTCGACCCGCAACCGGGCGAGCTGATCCTCGACCTTGGCTGCGGTGACGGGACGCTGACCCGGAAGATCATGGCGAGCGGTGCCGGCGTGATCGGGCTGGATGCATCCCCCGAAATGGTGGAGGCGGCCCGGGCCAAGGGGGTGGACGCGTTCGTCGCCGATGCCCAGGCCCTGGATCTCGAAGGTCAGGCAAACCGGTTCGGCCAGTTCGATGCGGCCTTCTCCAATGCCGCACTGCACTGGATGCTCGATCCGGACGCCGTCGCGGAAGGCGTGTTCCGGGTCCTCAAGCCGGGCGGCCGGTTCGTCGGCGAGATGGGCGGGCAGGGGAATATCGCCGTGCTGCGCGGCGGTATCCGGGACGAGCTCACCGCCCGCGGTTACCCGATTCCGGCCGAGGATCCGCAATGGTATCCCTCGGTCGAGGAGTTCGTTCGCCTTTATGCCTGCGCCGGGTTCAACGAGATCCAGGCGCATCTCGTCGCCCGGCCGACGCCGCTGCCGGCCGGCGTCGCCGGTTGGGTGAAGACGTTCCGCAGCGGCTGGCTCGACGTCGCGGGCGTACCGGACGGGGCCCGGGACGAGGTTTCCCACGCGATCCAGGCCCGGCTGCAGCCGCTGCTCCAGCAGGCCGACGGAAGCTGGAGTGCCGATTATGTCCGGCTTCGCTTCACGATGCGCAAGCCGGACTGA
- the gcvH gene encoding glycine cleavage system protein GcvH, whose protein sequence is MTVHYTQEHEWIAVDGDSATVGITDFAQGQLGDIVFVELPEPGRQVTKGGDAAVVESVKAASDVYAPVSGEVIEANHALSDDPSLVNTAPEGDGWFFKLRLSDPSELDGLMDAEAYRTFCEQQ, encoded by the coding sequence ATGACCGTTCATTATACGCAAGAGCATGAGTGGATCGCGGTCGATGGCGACAGCGCCACCGTCGGCATCACCGATTTCGCGCAGGGTCAGCTCGGCGACATCGTGTTCGTCGAATTGCCGGAGCCGGGCCGGCAGGTGACCAAGGGCGGCGACGCGGCGGTGGTCGAGTCGGTCAAGGCGGCTTCGGATGTCTACGCGCCGGTCAGCGGCGAAGTGATCGAAGCCAATCATGCGCTCTCCGACGATCCGTCACTGGTCAACACCGCGCCGGAAGGCGACGGCTGGTTCTTCAAGCTGCGCCTGTCGGATCCCTCGGAACTCGACGGGCTGATGGACGCTGAAGCGTACCGGACCTTTTGCGAGCAGCAGTGA
- the gcvT gene encoding glycine cleavage system aminomethyltransferase GcvT: MTDATVPEKTLPLDQWHRDRGARMVPFAGYAMPIQYEGIIAEHRWTRESAGLFDVSHMGQLIIRGADAEKALEALLPADLAILKEGRLRYSLLLTEDGGIIDDLMITRRGDHFYMVVNGATKDGDIAHLQAKLPRTVVVDHMKEQALLALQGPKAAETLARLVPGVEALGFMTGGAFQIGGVTAWISRSGYTGEDGFEISVPAAQVLEVAALLGAQSEVKPIGLGARDSLRLEAGLPLYGHDLDTETTPVEADLGFAISKRRRAEGGFPGWHRISAEFDTTLIRRRVGLLVEGRQPVREGAMVIDDEGNEVGKVTSGGFSPMLEAPIAMAYVPVGSAEAGATIRLTQRGKIFQAKVSDMPFVPHRYHRKGGGQ, translated from the coding sequence ATGACCGACGCAACGGTTCCCGAGAAGACACTGCCGCTCGACCAATGGCACCGCGACCGCGGCGCCCGTATGGTGCCGTTCGCGGGCTATGCGATGCCGATCCAATATGAGGGGATCATCGCCGAGCATCGCTGGACTCGCGAATCGGCGGGGCTGTTCGACGTCAGCCACATGGGACAGCTGATCATTCGCGGCGCCGACGCCGAAAAGGCGCTGGAGGCATTGCTGCCGGCGGACCTCGCCATCCTGAAGGAAGGTCGGCTGCGCTATTCCCTGCTGCTCACAGAGGATGGCGGGATCATCGACGATTTGATGATCACGCGTCGCGGCGATCATTTCTACATGGTCGTGAACGGTGCGACCAAGGATGGCGACATCGCCCATCTGCAGGCGAAGCTGCCGCGTACCGTTGTGGTCGATCACATGAAGGAGCAGGCCCTGCTTGCCTTGCAGGGGCCCAAGGCCGCGGAAACGCTCGCCCGGCTGGTGCCCGGTGTCGAGGCGCTGGGTTTCATGACCGGCGGCGCGTTCCAGATCGGCGGCGTCACGGCGTGGATCAGCCGCTCGGGCTATACCGGCGAAGACGGCTTTGAGATCTCGGTGCCGGCGGCGCAGGTGCTCGAGGTCGCGGCCCTCCTCGGCGCGCAGAGCGAAGTGAAGCCGATCGGTCTCGGCGCGCGCGATTCGCTGCGCCTGGAGGCGGGCCTGCCGCTCTACGGACACGATCTCGATACCGAGACGACGCCGGTCGAGGCCGATCTCGGCTTCGCCATCTCCAAGCGGCGCCGCGCCGAGGGCGGTTTCCCCGGTTGGCATCGCATCTCGGCGGAGTTCGACACGACCTTGATCCGCCGGCGTGTCGGCCTGCTCGTCGAGGGGCGGCAGCCGGTCCGCGAGGGTGCGATGGTGATCGACGACGAGGGTAACGAGGTCGGCAAGGTGACCAGCGGTGGTTTCTCGCCGATGCTCGAGGCGCCGATCGCGATGGCCTATGTCCCGGTCGGAAGCGCCGAAGCCGGCGCGACGATCCGCCTGACCCAGCGCGGCAAGATATTCCAGGCGAAGGTCAGCGACATGCCCTTCGTTCCGCATCGATACCATCGCAAGGGAGGCGGCCAATGA
- the ispH gene encoding 4-hydroxy-3-methylbut-2-enyl diphosphate reductase: protein MLAPKPPLHLLIAAPRGFCAGVDRAIRIVELALERYGAPVYVRHEIVHNKYVVDTLKAQGAIFVAELDDVPDGVPVVFSAHGVPKAVPAKAAERGLDFLDATCPLVSKVHRQAERLVEAGRHILFIGHAGHPEVIGTFGQVPEGRMTLIETAEDAERVMPADPHNLSFLTQTTLSVDDTAEMIRVLERRFPDIKGPRGEDICYATSNRQAAVKDIARTCDFVLVIGSTKSSNSLRLVEVSEREGVPARLIARATDIDLAWLEGVRTLGLTAGASAPETLVREVVDFLADHFEITESEGEGVVERMVFKLPRGLEAAA from the coding sequence ATGCTGGCACCCAAACCCCCTCTTCACCTTCTGATCGCGGCGCCGCGCGGCTTTTGCGCGGGAGTCGACCGGGCGATCCGGATCGTCGAGCTGGCGCTCGAACGCTACGGCGCGCCCGTCTATGTCCGCCATGAAATCGTCCACAACAAATATGTGGTTGATACGCTGAAGGCGCAGGGTGCGATCTTCGTCGCCGAGCTCGACGACGTGCCGGACGGGGTTCCCGTGGTCTTCTCCGCCCATGGCGTTCCCAAGGCGGTGCCGGCCAAGGCGGCGGAGCGCGGGCTCGATTTCCTCGACGCCACCTGCCCGCTCGTCTCCAAGGTCCATCGCCAGGCCGAACGCCTGGTCGAGGCCGGCCGCCATATCCTGTTCATCGGCCATGCCGGCCACCCCGAGGTGATCGGCACGTTCGGTCAGGTCCCTGAGGGACGGATGACCTTGATCGAGACGGCGGAGGATGCGGAGCGCGTGATGCCGGCCGATCCCCACAATCTCTCCTTCCTCACCCAGACGACCTTGTCGGTAGACGATACGGCCGAGATGATCCGGGTGCTGGAGCGGCGATTCCCGGACATCAAGGGTCCGCGCGGCGAGGACATCTGCTACGCCACGTCCAACCGGCAGGCGGCAGTCAAGGATATCGCCCGCACCTGCGACTTCGTGCTGGTGATCGGATCGACCAAGAGCTCGAATTCGCTGCGGCTGGTCGAAGTCTCCGAACGCGAAGGGGTCCCCGCGCGCCTGATCGCCCGCGCGACCGATATCGATCTGGCCTGGCTGGAGGGCGTGCGCACCCTCGGCCTGACCGCGGGAGCCTCCGCGCCGGAGACCCTCGTGCGCGAAGTCGTCGATTTCCTTGCCGACCATTTCGAAATCACCGAGTCTGAAGGCGAAGGCGTCGTCGAGCGCATGGTGTTCAAGCTGCCGCGCGGCCTCGAAGCCGCTGCCTGA
- the rnhA gene encoding ribonuclease HI yields the protein MTEAKTEVEIFTDGACKGNPGPGGWGAIVRSGPHEKEMSGGEPATTNNRMEMMAAIRALQALKRPCSVTLFTDSVYLRDGITKWIHGWRRNGWKTADRKPVKNAELWQELLEAVGEHKIDWRWVKGHAGHPENERADQLACAAALQFSARR from the coding sequence ATGACCGAAGCCAAGACCGAAGTGGAGATCTTCACCGACGGCGCCTGCAAGGGCAATCCGGGCCCGGGCGGCTGGGGAGCGATCGTGCGATCCGGGCCGCACGAGAAGGAAATGTCCGGCGGCGAACCCGCCACCACCAACAACCGCATGGAAATGATGGCGGCGATCCGCGCCCTGCAGGCGCTGAAGCGGCCCTGTTCGGTCACCCTGTTCACCGACAGCGTCTATCTGCGCGACGGTATCACCAAATGGATCCACGGCTGGCGCCGCAACGGGTGGAAGACCGCCGACAGGAAGCCGGTCAAGAATGCCGAGCTCTGGCAGGAATTGCTGGAGGCCGTCGGCGAGCACAAGATCGACTGGCGCTGGGTCAAGGGCCATGCCGGCCACCCCGAGAACGAGCGCGCCGACCAGCTCGCCTGCGCGGCCGCGCTCCAATTCTCGGCACGTCGATAA
- a CDS encoding dipeptidase, producing the protein MPFDLPRRDFLAAATATGLAPAAARSASAARGPAVINALGGLFNPNRPEQDDSGAEVPGTARTPIEARVIEDALASGTIAINNTLGYVAGAMDPFEFSVAEIATWDWRVRHHQDHLVKVLTVADILRARDTGKIGIVYGFQNSAMMGDKVARADVFADLGVRVFQLTYNVANQVGDGAMAPLNRGLTPFGRDLVARLNDNRVMIDLSHSGERTCLEAARSSRQPISINHTGCRALTDLPRNKTDEELRLVASRGGFVGIYFMPFLNPRSVATAEDVARHIDHAINVCGEDHVGLGTDGGTTAIDDMAAYRAHARKEIADRKAAGIGAAGENPDTVPFVEALQGPDQFCSLARLLRSRGYRESRIEKILSLNFLRYARDVWGA; encoded by the coding sequence ATGCCCTTTGATTTGCCCCGCCGCGATTTCCTGGCCGCCGCTACTGCGACAGGGCTGGCGCCCGCCGCGGCACGGTCCGCGAGCGCGGCACGTGGTCCGGCGGTGATCAACGCTCTCGGCGGCCTCTTCAACCCGAACCGACCCGAGCAGGACGACAGCGGCGCCGAGGTTCCGGGAACCGCCCGAACGCCGATCGAGGCGCGGGTGATCGAGGATGCGCTCGCCTCCGGCACGATCGCGATCAACAACACGCTCGGCTATGTCGCGGGCGCGATGGATCCGTTCGAATTCAGCGTCGCCGAGATCGCGACCTGGGACTGGCGCGTCAGGCACCACCAGGACCATCTCGTGAAAGTGCTGACTGTGGCCGACATCCTTCGCGCGCGCGACACAGGCAAGATCGGGATCGTCTACGGTTTCCAGAACAGCGCGATGATGGGCGACAAGGTGGCGCGGGCGGATGTGTTCGCGGATCTCGGCGTCCGCGTGTTCCAGCTTACCTACAACGTCGCGAATCAGGTCGGCGACGGGGCGATGGCGCCGCTCAACCGGGGGCTGACGCCGTTCGGCCGGGATCTCGTCGCGCGGCTGAACGACAATCGGGTGATGATCGATCTCTCGCACAGCGGCGAACGCACCTGTCTGGAAGCGGCACGATCTTCCAGGCAGCCGATCTCGATCAATCACACGGGCTGCAGGGCTCTGACCGATCTTCCGCGCAACAAGACCGACGAGGAACTCCGTCTCGTCGCATCCCGCGGCGGCTTCGTCGGCATCTATTTCATGCCCTTCCTCAACCCGCGCAGCGTCGCCACCGCAGAGGACGTCGCCCGCCATATCGATCATGCGATCAATGTCTGCGGCGAGGACCATGTCGGTCTCGGCACCGATGGCGGCACCACGGCGATCGACGACATGGCCGCCTACCGAGCCCATGCCAGGAAGGAGATAGCGGACCGAAAGGCGGCGGGGATCGGCGCCGCCGGCGAGAATCCGGACACTGTGCCCTTCGTCGAGGCGCTGCAGGGACCGGACCAGTTCTGCAGCCTCGCCCGCCTGCTGCGCAGCCGCGGCTATCGCGAGTCGAGGATCGAAAAAATCCTGAGCCTGAACTTCCTGCGCTACGCCCGCGACGTCTGGGGCGCCTGA
- a CDS encoding FAD-binding oxidoreductase, producing the protein MAGASLAAELAGAGSVIVIEGEDRPGYHATGRSAAFWSETYGGPLVQPLTTASGTFLRDGGFLGARGGLHIAGDADAHVIADLARGFGDAVDLRPLGRDDLIARIPGLKPQWRRGLLEPTCADIDVAALHAHYLKSAATAGARFVTGAGLRSAARAHGRWAVETAAGVFTADILVDAAGAWADEVAIAAGLAPIGIQPFRRTMVQLRVDPAAPANLPLVIDALGRFYFKPEAGGRIWLSPHDETPCPPCDAAAEEIDVATAIARLEAVVDWRIERVEHKWAGLRSFAPDRVPVYGFAPGRGDFFWFAGQGGFGIQTAPAAAKLGASLLLDRTSDPIVASIDPEPYLPDRLQPRA; encoded by the coding sequence ATGGCCGGGGCCAGTCTCGCCGCAGAACTCGCCGGTGCCGGGTCGGTGATCGTGATCGAGGGCGAGGACCGGCCCGGCTACCACGCTACCGGCCGCTCCGCGGCGTTCTGGTCGGAAACCTATGGCGGCCCGTTGGTCCAGCCGCTCACCACCGCATCGGGAACCTTTCTGCGCGACGGCGGCTTTCTTGGCGCGCGCGGGGGACTCCACATTGCCGGTGATGCCGACGCCCACGTCATTGCCGACCTCGCGCGCGGGTTCGGCGACGCGGTCGACCTGAGGCCGCTCGGACGTGACGATCTGATTGCCCGGATTCCCGGGCTGAAGCCCCAATGGAGACGCGGGCTGCTCGAGCCCACCTGCGCCGACATCGACGTTGCCGCATTGCACGCGCACTACCTCAAATCCGCGGCGACGGCCGGGGCACGCTTCGTCACGGGAGCGGGTCTCCGGTCGGCGGCGCGCGCGCACGGCCGATGGGCGGTCGAGACGGCCGCGGGCGTTTTCACCGCCGACATCCTCGTCGATGCGGCGGGGGCGTGGGCGGACGAGGTCGCGATCGCCGCCGGGCTCGCGCCGATCGGCATCCAGCCCTTCCGCCGAACGATGGTTCAGCTTCGCGTGGACCCGGCCGCGCCGGCGAATCTGCCGCTGGTCATCGATGCGCTCGGCCGCTTCTACTTCAAGCCGGAAGCAGGGGGACGGATCTGGCTCAGCCCGCATGACGAAACGCCGTGCCCGCCCTGTGACGCTGCGGCGGAGGAGATCGATGTCGCCACCGCCATCGCCCGACTCGAAGCCGTCGTCGATTGGCGGATCGAGCGGGTCGAGCACAAATGGGCAGGCCTCAGAAGCTTCGCGCCGGATCGTGTGCCGGTCTACGGCTTCGCGCCCGGGCGAGGCGACTTTTTCTGGTTCGCAGGGCAGGGCGGCTTCGGCATCCAGACCGCACCCGCTGCGGCGAAACTGGGTGCGTCCCTGTTGCTCGATCGCACGTCGGATCCGATCGTTGCGAGCATCGATCCGGAGCCCTACCTCCCGGACCGTCTGCAGCCGCGAGCTTAG
- a CDS encoding alpha/beta hydrolase — MIDRRALPAEARLGTWLAPDGWRYRRLEWPGRGRGSLLFAGGRGDFIEKYLEAQHHWHAAGWSVTAFDWRSQGGSRGDIVGGHLESMDPLVDDLAALIADWRADHPGPHVVVAHSMGGHILARTLAERRPEINAAVLIAPMMMVNSEPLPPWAAAWTARLFNIAGFGRAPIWRSPTASAKAGARRRTYLTSSPERFDDELWWWEREPGYNLGPPSWGWLLAAMRSSAALTLEALRRIDSPCLFVATERDRLVSAAAIRRAAEAIPNAELLMLQDSGHEILRESDPVRLRALAAIDAFLARHAAG, encoded by the coding sequence GTGATCGATCGTCGGGCGTTGCCGGCCGAGGCGCGGCTCGGCACGTGGCTGGCGCCGGACGGATGGCGGTATCGGCGGCTGGAATGGCCGGGCAGGGGGCGCGGCAGCCTGCTCTTCGCCGGTGGCCGCGGCGATTTCATCGAAAAGTATCTGGAGGCCCAGCATCACTGGCATGCGGCGGGCTGGTCGGTCACCGCCTTCGACTGGCGCAGCCAGGGCGGATCGCGTGGAGATATCGTCGGCGGTCACCTGGAGAGCATGGATCCCCTGGTCGACGATCTTGCCGCGCTGATCGCCGATTGGCGGGCCGACCATCCCGGCCCTCATGTGGTCGTCGCCCACTCAATGGGCGGTCACATCCTCGCCCGTACGCTCGCCGAGCGTCGACCCGAAATCAACGCGGCGGTGCTCATCGCCCCGATGATGATGGTCAACAGCGAGCCGCTGCCGCCCTGGGCGGCGGCGTGGACGGCGCGCTTGTTCAATATCGCCGGCTTCGGGCGCGCCCCGATCTGGCGTTCGCCGACGGCTTCTGCGAAAGCGGGGGCACGCCGCCGCACCTATCTCACCAGCTCGCCCGAGCGATTCGACGACGAGCTCTGGTGGTGGGAGCGCGAGCCCGGCTACAATCTCGGTCCGCCGAGTTGGGGGTGGCTGCTTGCGGCGATGCGCTCCAGTGCCGCCCTGACCCTCGAGGCGCTACGGCGGATCGATTCGCCCTGCCTGTTCGTCGCGACCGAGCGCGACCGGCTGGTCAGCGCTGCGGCGATCCGGCGGGCCGCGGAGGCGATCCCCAACGCGGAATTGCTGATGCTTCAGGATTCGGGTCACGAGATCCTGCGCGAATCTGATCCGGTTCGCCTGCGGGCACTCGCCGCCATCGATGCGTTCCTTGCGAGGCATGCCGCCGGGTGA
- a CDS encoding prepilin peptidase, whose product MKGDISWFLIGLLTAGLIAAAVGDWRNRIIPNELNGAIALLAIPFWWANGLLFWPDAAIQVGVALLIVLLFSVPLHFGWMGGGDVKLLGALALWLPWGATLYLVAIMSLAGGALTLAMAIVHHLSKSVGRPEIPYGIAIAFAGLWLIGERFLNQFV is encoded by the coding sequence ATGAAGGGCGATATTTCCTGGTTTCTGATCGGATTGCTGACCGCCGGCTTGATTGCCGCGGCGGTCGGCGACTGGCGCAACCGGATCATCCCCAACGAACTGAACGGCGCGATCGCGTTGCTCGCAATCCCCTTCTGGTGGGCGAACGGGCTGCTCTTCTGGCCCGACGCCGCGATCCAGGTCGGGGTGGCGCTGCTGATCGTCCTGCTGTTCAGCGTACCGCTTCATTTCGGCTGGATGGGCGGAGGCGACGTCAAGCTGCTTGGCGCCCTGGCCTTGTGGCTCCCGTGGGGCGCGACGCTGTACCTGGTGGCGATCATGTCGCTCGCCGGCGGCGCCCTCACTTTGGCGATGGCGATCGTCCATCACCTCTCGAAATCCGTCGGCAGACCCGAGATTCCCTACGGGATTGCCATAGCGTTCGCAGGCCTTTGGCTGATCGGCGAACGCTTCCTTAACCAATTTGTCTGA